Proteins from a genomic interval of Salmo trutta chromosome 39, fSalTru1.1, whole genome shotgun sequence:
- the LOC115179479 gene encoding 1-phosphatidylinositol 4,5-bisphosphate phosphodiesterase delta-4, which yields MASTGSGRRIQGDDNLQSMIVGTVMRKIKSRTWKKQRYFKLQEDCMTIWYKSKKAGNAHSTFSVSDVETVREGHQSEVLLSIADEFPPDRCFTLVFRGRRGNLDLVADSADEAQSWIKGMRKLIENLENMGESEKLDQWICEWFKKADKNNDGRMNFREIRVLLKMMNVDMNEHHAHQLFMTADKSQTGTLEDDEFVLFYKMLTQREDVLRVFQDFSGDGQKLSLRDLEEFLRDEQLEEVDGVQQLAMELIERYEPSDTAKMLKAMSIDGFLMYLASAEGSIFHPRQQSLYQDMTQPLNHYFISSSHNTYLMEDQLRGHSSVEGYIRALKRGCRCVEVDCWDGPNGEPIVYHGHTFTSKILFKDVVNALRNYAFKVSEYPVILSTENHCGVEQQRVMAQHLNTILGDKLLKSTLDGKIPVSFPSPEELKGKILLKGKKIGGLEESRNGPVEPEDSLTGEVSDEDEAADIDEDSLHSNSLRRTAKKSKQRLSKELSDCVVYCKSVHFSSFKHSRVHSKFYEISSFTESKARKHLREAGAEFVHHNTRQLTRVYPSGLRTDSSNFNPQEMWNTGTQIVALNFQTAGVEMDLNDGLFSQNGRCGYILKPDFMRMSERRFDPEVPHNREGYRPLSLCIQVISGQQLPKVNIKESSVVDPFVRVEIHGVPLDQAKQETRYIDNNGFNPVWYDTLRFTIHAPELALVRFVVEDYDKASRNDFVGQYTLPFSCIQQGYRHIHLLSKDGTSIPPASLFVHVRITNLV from the exons ATGGCTTCTACGGGAAGTGGCCGGC GTATCCAGGGGGATGACAACCTCCAGTCCATGATCGTTGGCACGGTGATGAGGAAGATTAAGTCTCGCACCTGGAAGAAGCAGCGCTACTTCAAGCTGCAGGAGGACTGCATGACCATCTGGTACAAGTCCAAGAAGGCCGGGAACGCCCACTCCACAT TCTCTGTGAGTGACGTGGAGACGGTGCGTGAGGGCCACCAGTCAGAGGTTCTGCTAAGCATCGCAGACGAGTTTCCCCCGGACCGCTGCTTCACCCTGGTGTTCCGTGGTCGCCGTGGCAACCTGGACCTGGTGGCAGACTCGGCGGATGAGGCACAGTCCTGGATCAAAGGCATGAGGAAGCTGATCGAGAACCTGGAGAACATGGGCGAGAGTGAGAAGCTTGACCA GTGGATCTGTGAATGGTTTAAGAAGGCTGATAAGAACAACGACGGCAGAATGAACTTCCGGGAGATCAGGGTCCTGCTGAAGATGATGAACGTGGACATGAACGAACATCACGCTCACCAACTCTTCATG ACGGCAGACAAGTCCCAGACGGGGACTCTGGAGGATGATGAGTTTGTCCTGTTCTACAAGATGCTGACCCAGAGAGAGGACGTTCTCAGGGTCTTCCAGGACTTCTCTGGAGACGGACAGAAGCTGTCTCTGCGGGACCTGGAGGAGTTCCTGAGAGATGAACAACTGGAGGAGGTGGACGGGGTTCAGCAGCTGGCCATGGAGCTCATCGAGCGCTACGAACCCTCTGACACAG CGAAGATGCTGAAGGCCATGTCTATCGACGGTTTCCTGATGTACCTGGCGTCAGCTGAGGGCTCCATCTTCCACCCCAGGCAGCAGAGCCTGTACCAGGACATGACCCAGCCCCTCAACCACTACTTCATCTCCTCTTCACACAACACATACCTGATGGAGGACCAGCTTCGAGGACACAGCAGTGTCGAGGGATACATACG GGCTTTGAAGCGAGGCTGTCGGTGTGTAGAAGTAGACTGTTGGGACGGTCCCAATGGAGAGCCTATCGTCTACCACGGACACACCTTCACCTCCAAGATCCTCTTCAAAGATGTTGTGAACGCACTGAGAAACTATGCCTTCAAG gTATCAGAGTACCCGGTCATCCTGTCCACCGAGAACCACTGCGGTGTTGAACAGCAGCGAGTCATGGCCCAACACCTCAACACCATCCTTGGGGACAAGCTGCTGAAAAGTACCCTGGATGGAAAGATACCCGTCAGCTTTCCTTCTCCTGAG GAGCTGAAGGGGAAGATTCTTCTCAAGGGGAAGAAGATCGGAGGTCTGGAGGAGAGTCGGAACGGGCCGGTGGAGCCGGAGGACTCCCTGACAGGAGAGGTGAGCGACGAGGATGAAGCGGCTGACATCGATGAGGACAGCCTCCACAGCAACAGCCTCCGACGCACGGCCAAG AAATCGAAGCAGCGTCTGTCAAAGGAGCTGTCGGACTGCGTGGTTTACTGCAAGAGTGTCCACTTCAGCAGCTTCAAGCACTCCCGCGTTCACTCCAAGTTCTACGAGATATCCTCCTTCACAGAGTCCAAAGCCCGCAAACACTTGAGAGAGGCAG GGGCGGAGTTtgtgcatcacaataccaggcaacTGACCAGGGTTTATCCCAGTGGCCTCAGAACAGACTCCTCCAACTTCAACCCACAGGAAATGTGGAACACAGGGACTCAAATAG TTGCGTTGAATTTCCAGACGGCAGGGGTTGAGATGGACCTCAACGATGGACTGTTTAGTCAAAATGGCCGCTGTGGCTACATCCTCAAACCTGACTTCATGAGGATGTCAGAGAGGAGGTTCGATCCTGAGGTTCCACATAACCGGGAAGGCTACCGACCCCTCAGTCTCTGCATTCAG gTGATCAGTGGACAGCAGCTTCCCAAAGTGAATATCAAGGAGAGCTCCGTTGTGGACCCGTTTGTGAGAGTGGAGATCCATGGAGTTCCTCTAGACCAGGCCAAGCAGGAGACCAGATACATAGACAACAATG GATTCAATCCAGTGTGGTATGATACTTTGCGGTTCACCATCCATGCGCCTGAACTTGCCCTGGTACGCTTTGTGGTGGAGGACTACGACAAGGCGTCAAGGAATGATTTTGTCGGACAGTATACCTTGCCTTTCTCATGTATTCAGCAAG GATACCGTCACATCCACCTCCTGTCTAAGGACGGAACCAGTATTCCTCCCGCCTCCTTATTTGTACACGTTAGAATCACTAACCTTGTATGA